The sequence TATTTGAACCAAAAAGTGATCCTAGGCccatttatcatttcttgtaacaAAGAAGATTGTGAAATGCCACCACAACAGAGGCAGCGGCTGGCACAGGCGACGGTTCATTCAGACAAGTGTCTTGAGAACGCATGGAGGGAGAAAGCCCATTAATGCATTTAGATCTAGTTTTTCACTTCTCTCCACAAAGGTGGGGTGTAAGCATGGCCCACATTGAGTCAGCTGAGGCTGCTGGCAGCATTCTTctaggaaaaggaaaaagaagaaattgttctacatggatctgttaggaacaacacaatgaaagaaaatgatgcaATCTAAAATGACATCAGTCGTAGCGTTCTGCTTCTTCAACAAACATAATGCCCCATTGCATTTCAAGTTAACATTCATCACCAAGGGCGTTCCGCAGCTTTGAACCAAGACCCTTTTCTTGTTGTTCTGCAGACGTTGTGATTTGTAGGTAGAGGGGGAAAAATTCTCTCAGTGGAACTCAAAACCACCAAGAAAAGGAATTTCAGGAAAGTCAACAGGAGGTTGTCACAAAACGTAATAAACATATAGAATTTGCTGCTACTAGATGTGGTGACAGCTGTGGCCTTAAATGTCTTTAAAGGGAGAAGTCAACAAAATTATGGTCTATCAACCGCCATTAGCCACAGTTCCTAAGTCAAGTGCTGGGAGCAAACAGCATGGAAAAGTTGTTGCCTGCTTTTGTTTTTCACGggagcatctggctggccactgtggacAATCAGATGCTGGAAAAGATGAATTGTTGGAGTCATAGAGCAGAGCTCTTCTTGCAGCTTTGATCATGTGGGACCCCTTTGCGAGCTGATGAATACTGAGGAGAAAAGCCCTGTTGTTACAGACACTAAGATGGTTTTATGAATTTGTCCTAAGACTGTCCAATTAAACCTTATATTAAAAAGCTGAACATTCAGAAGGCAGGTAGTTGTCTACACAGGAACTGCTGCTTCAGTCTACCCTTTAACTGTTTGTTGAGTCATTTCTTAATGTCCTATTTTTCTTCCTCACTGAGTCTGTTCCTTACAGGTATTTGAAGAAAGAAGAACCCTGATGGGGAAATGGgtaatcttttcttttttaattgacCCTCAGATCTCCATTTGTTTTGATACATATTGACAGATGAGCAAACTATATTGAGAAATCTCTTATATGATGGGTTCCCGCCCTCGAGATTCAAAATTATGGGTAGGCCAATTTGAATATgtgcatcctactatataaaaggctcaccgtgttctagacaactcacttcctaccctggtacaccaccagagggtgctgccatggacgGAAACTCAGAAGAGGCAAGCCATCCCTCTGAGAGTGtgccatggcgggaagcccaggctgggatgaggcgtggagcaggcggcaatgtctgccccctgccttcacccagctgggatcaggagcggagcaggaggcaatgcccacccccacttcacctggctgggatcaggtgtggagcaggtggcaatgcccaccctccaccttcacacagctgggatcaggagcagagcaggtgacaatgcccaccccctgccatcacccagctgggatcaggagcggagaaggtggcaatgcccaacctccccttcacccaactggggtTAGATGTGGAACAGgcagcaatacccacccccttcacccagccaggatcaggagcagagcaggaggcaatgcccgctcccctcttcacccagccgggatcaggagtggagcaggtggcaatgcctgccctcccttcaccctgccggaataaggcatggagcaggttgcaatgcctgccccccttcacccggctgggatcaggtgtggagcaggaggcagtgcctgcccctttcacctggctggaatcagtagtggaacaggtggcaatgcccacccccattcacccaaccggaatcagacacagagcatgagtcaatgcctgctcccttcacctggctaggatcagtcacagaggaggaggcaatgctcgcctgcctgccctcccctttctagagcccattgtatattttcccacaatgggctttgttactagtattaCATATTATTCATTCCCCAGCTGCAAGCATCCAAAGAGATTTGGCCGGTCACTTTTGTAAAGAGAAGCTGGACTGGATGTACATTTTGTTCACAAAAGGAATAAACTATGATAGGCAAATGCAACTTCCATGAACTGAGGCAGCATACCTCTAAATACTAGATGCCAGAGATGACTGAGGAGAGCTATCACCTACATGTCTTGCTTATGAGCTTCTCAGTGGCTTCTGGCTGGTTTGTGTTGGAGACAGAACAATGGACTAGACAGACCTTTGATCTGATCTACCCATCATGTATTCTTACTAATCAGGGAACCGAGAGTCCCATAGACTCTGTGGCTTGATGTTTGAAAAAACATGCTAGGTAGTCATTTACTTAAGGTTGTCCTTCTGCCACAAAAACTGTAGCTCACCATTTTTCTTCTCCTGCCACCCCAGTTTGATAAATGGACAGACATTCAGAGGCGAAAAGTCTTGATGGATCTGTTAGAGCGCTGCTCTCTGTCACAACTGAAGTTCTGTGTCAAGCAGCTGCATAATCGTGTCCCAGTTGAAGCGCTGGATTTCACCACAAAGATCCCCAGAGCATTGTCCCTGTACATCTTTTCTTTCCTGGACCCTCGGAGCCTGTGTCGATGCGCCCAGGTAAAACTCAATGGGCATGAAGTAGACGTGGGGAAGGAGTCAGCGCAAAGAGACAAACTGGGTATGTTTACCCTAGAGAAAAGAAGCTTAACAGAGATGTGATGTCTTCAGATAAGGGAGTAAAGGCAGGATAGGGTTTGTCCATTGAGGGAAAAAAAATGGCTTCAGTAGGatcaactcagagccaagctagaagtggcacctgacacaggttggacacttgtcagcttccctcaagttttgatgggaaatgtaggcgtcctggttttacagctgggctctccattacagctgcaagaccaggatgcctacatttcccatcaaaacttgtgggaagctgacaagtgtccaacttgtgtcaggcgtcacttgtagcttggttctcagtctTTCCTGATAGGAACTTGTCCAATGAAAGAAACCCCCTAGGCCCTCTACTGGAGAACTGCTCTTCCAGATGGGAATTTCTTCCATTGGACAAGTTCCTATTGGGAAAAACCGAGTTACAGAATGCCACATCTATGAATGTGGTGTGAGGCAGGGAGAGGCTGTACTAAATAATCCACTGAGCACCAACTCTGGTACACCAATCTATCCAGAAGGCCAATTCATGCATGTTGTGGCATTGCTTGCAATTGCTTGTAACTGAATCCGTGGTTATTtccattttagatattgctttatccTTATGAATATAGGCAAGCATGAGCCCAAGGACTTGCATTTATGAATTTTGCTCCACTGCCATATGTTTGAATCAGCCTGTGCTTTTGGTTAGAGTGATGTGAACATTGCCAACAAATGAACTGCAGTTGTTGCAGAAGTTAAATTGTATTGTTCTCTGAGAgctatgaggcagattttccatCTAGAAAGTGTGCTTGAGCTATTTGTTACGACAGCAACCTTGAATAATAATGGTGCATTTGGCATTCACAGGTGAGCTGGCACTGGAAATACTTGACAGAGTTGGATCAACTTTGGATGCTAAAATGTCTGCGTTTTGGGTGGTACATCAACTTCTCTCCAACCCCATTTGAGCAGGGAATCTGGAAGAGACATTACATTGAGATGGTGAAAGAGTTCCTCGTTACCAGGCCTACGGTACCTCTGCAATCATTGAGAGATTCTTGTAGGAGAGAAACCGAAAGCTTCTAGCCTAGTTTTATCATCTGATGTTCTGACTTTCCATATGCAGGGTCTTTCGGACATGAAGATCATCCAAATTTGCACAAGCCCTTAATGGCATTCTGAAGTGGCCCAGTCTTAGGAAACTGTAACACATGCCTTCCCTAAAAGATCTGGGGTAGGGCTGTGGTTCAggggtagagcatttgcttgatATGTAGGAGGTCCTAAGTTCAATCCCTGGGATCaccaattaaaaggaccaggtaggaggtgatgtgaaagactccaACCTAAGACCTGAAAGCTACTGCCTGTCAAAGTggacaatagtgaccttgattGGTCAGTGGTCTGATCAAGTATAGGGAAGTTGCATGAGTTCATGTGTTTGCATTGGCTCTCAGGGTACCGAGTCTTCTAAAATTTCCATGCAGACATGTTCCTGAATTGTCTGTTGAACATGTTAAACAACAGAGAACAGGCAGTACCATACTGTAGTGGTGGACCCGTGTGTGTGAGGACATTACTTTAAACAGTCACATGAAGATTAAAACCTCTTTGACTGAATTAAAACAATGCATTTACTGCTAAATCACAGTCCTGCTTGCTAACTGTATGCTCCCTTAAAACGTTCACTCTTTGAAGGTCAAAGCCTTCAATTTCTAAGTGAAATattgaggtttgtttgtttgtttgttccggGTTCAAAGTAAAATCTTGTATTTTCCAGCCAATAAACAGTCAGTGTGTTAATTACACTTTTATTGTAAAATAATCTGATAAATATAGATGTGATTAAACAAAGCATTATTAATAGAGAAGCAGGTCACTGGCATACCACATAGAAATCAATTGTATATAAACATATGTGTAAtgcagacttttttaaaaaaaaaagttacatttcAAAGCCTCTTATCCAGAGCTATGCCAAAATTCACTGAATTTGAAATCAGAAAGATTCAGGGGTTATAGGGTATGGCCATCTTACATAGAAACTATTATATTATTGTGTTTTCTAAAGGTATGATATGATGCTGCTCTGAACATGCTCTGATAGACACTGTTTTCACAATGGGATTTTTTCTGGGCATGGAATCAACTGTTTGGCATTGTTCTTTGTGTTGAGAGCTAGTTTGGCAGATGATCAAGCTTTCATAATTCATTCTAATAATAAACAATACATCTCTTAACTGGCCTCTTCCTTCATCATTGAAAAAAGGAAGAGTAATTTTTACAAGAAACCTGAAAAATTCTATAAGCCAGATGCAGTCAAGCCTTGCATGTCAAATATACCAATAAATTCCATATATGAACTGCATAGCAAAGCATTCCATGACAGTGTGGCCTGTAGACTTCAGGTTGCTCAGTCTCAAAAAGTTCATCAGAGGGccggaaaaggtgcagaaaagagcAGTAAAAATGATGCAAATGGTTGGAGCAGTTTCCCAGAAGATAATGCTAAAGTGTTTATAGGTCTTTTTAGTTAAGATTACTCTTGGCCATAATGGCTAAATGAAATTTCTTGTACAGAGAGAGCCTATAtttgaatgccagttgctggCATACAGGCTATGGGAGAGAGTCATACTTTCCTTATGGGCTTCCCAGAAGTGTCTGTCTGGCCAGTGCTGGAAATACaacactggactagatggagccttggtctgatccaggaggCCTTACATTTTTATGGGCTATGTGGTAGATGGGGCTGCCTGATGAACTTTTAATTTCTTAACCTCATAGTTCCAAATGATTATTCTTGTTGCTTTCATGGTGTGTATTGTGGTAATCTAAAACTGCAACAAAGAGCCATTAGCATTGTGACCTGCTGGAGGGCTGCTCCCTTCCACCATGGTTTTCTGGCTGTGAGTGTACTCACTGTGGTGGCCAGCTGGGAAAAGATTTGTGACGAGGGAAGTTTTATAGCAGCTTGGACTTTGTTGTTCTTACCTGTCTTTTCCTGTTTAGACACTCCCAAAAAATGACTTTGTGGTGGTTGATGTTCAGCCAGTAGCTAAAGAGGCCCCAGAGGTAAAACAGTCGGTGTCCTCAGTCCTACAATTAGGAAAGAAGATGGACAAGGAGAAAAGGGGGCTCCCCCCATGGCGTTCTTCAGATAAGCATCCAATGGAC is a genomic window of Eublepharis macularius isolate TG4126 chromosome 1, MPM_Emac_v1.0, whole genome shotgun sequence containing:
- the FBXO16 gene encoding F-box only protein 16, which produces MAFAPPKILEGPKMQTKMSAWTPLNHQLMNDKVFEERRTLMGKWFDKWTDIQRRKVLMDLLERCSLSQLKFCVKQLHNRVPVEALDFTTKIPRALSLYIFSFLDPRSLCRCAQVSWHWKYLTELDQLWMLKCLRFGWYINFSPTPFEQGIWKRHYIEMVKEFLVTRPTTLPKNDFVVVDVQPVAKEAPEVKQSVSSVLQLGKKMDKEKRGLPPWRSSDKHPMDTIRFNYLDNYDPIEQARQARKNGGGLTPDLSKQAFPKKRRPSSGTYKLRKAKSLMSLSANLDSHPKVPVRPSWATHQSMGYPVTKTTAKLLAQSAQWNAGIRPAPVRGPVPKLSKKGKKAFTRTTRSSPTSPLFESQPWEVPPSSRVSDSE